The sequence below is a genomic window from Bacillota bacterium.
GGCATACCGATGAGTTCGGCCAGGAGTGTTCGGGCCGCCTCGTTGGCTCGGCCCTCAACGGGTGGAGCGGCCACTCTCAGCTTCAGTTCGTTGCCGTGCAGTCCAGCCACCTCCGAGCGAGCGGCTCCCGGCTGAACGCGCACGAAGAGGACCACCCCGTCCCCAGCCTCCTTGAGGAACGAGCAGTCTGTCAATGTTCCACGGCGCCCCTTGCAACCTGCCTTCCTCGGTAATGAACCGCGTCCTTCAGTGTCTATGTGCGAACCCACTTGAGCACGGTGGCGTACGGGATGCGCTGCCACACACGCACCACCGAGGCCGGTAAATCCCGCTCGGCTTCGGGGGTCCACTCGGGCTCATCGAGGTCGCGAAGCTCCAGCCCGGCCCGCCGCGCTGCCGCTACATAGTCCCGCAGCGGCCGGTGGAAGCTGACGAACGGCTTGAGCTGCCCCCACTGTACCACCACCGCCCGCC
It includes:
- a CDS encoding DUF167 domain-containing protein — protein: MTDCSFLKEAGDGVVLFVRVQPGAARSEVAGLHGNELKLRVAAPPVEGRANEAARTLLAELIGMPKSAITLVRGTASRSKCFSLRGTTVQAVCERLSSYLGH